DNA from Longimicrobium sp.:
CTCTGCACCACCGCGCTGGTCCACGAGGCGTACCTGCGGCTCTCGCGGCAGCGCCCCGGCTGGGCCGACCGGGGCCACTTCCTGGCGGCGGCCGCCCAGGCGATGCGCCGCATCCTGGTCGACCACGCGCGCCGGCACCTGGCGGCCCGGCGCGGCGGCGGGCTGCGGCGCGTGGACCTGGACAGCGTCACCATCGCCGTCGAGGAGCGCGCCGCGGCGCTGGTGGCCCTCGACGACGCGCTCGGCGAGCTGGCCGCCATCGACGCGCGGCTGGGCCGCGTGGTGGAGTGCCGCTTCTTCAGCGGCCTGTCGGAGGAGGAGACGGCGGAGGCGCTGCGGGTGACCTCGCGGACCGTGCGCCGCGACTGGGTGAAGGCGAAGGGGTGGCTGCTGCACGCCCTGAAGGAGTGATCCCGAATCCGGAAGACCGGTTGCTGTTCGCCGTCATCCTGAGGCCCGGCCACACGGAGCCAGCATCCGCCCGAATGACGGCAGGGCCGAAGGATCTACTCACCCTGCCACGTGGGTCGGGCGCGGCAGCGGCACGGACGCCCGCCCGCGTCGTCTAGCCGTGGTTCATCCGGATCGGGTACGAGGCCGTCGCCCTTGCCACCCCTCTGCCGGGGAGGAGCCGATGCGGGAGGAGACGCGCGACCGCTGGCGGCGCGCCATGGAGGTGCTCGACCGGGTGATCGACCTGCCGGAGGCGGAGCAGGGCGAGCGGGCCGCCGCGCTGTGCGGGGGCGACGCCGGGCTCCGCGCCGAGGTGGAGGCCCTGCTGCGCGCGTGCGGCGAGGCCGGCGACTTCCTGGAGGAGCCCGCCCCGCGCTTCGCCGCCGCGCTGTTCGAGGGCGGCGGCGAGCCGGCGCCCCTGCCCCCCGGGACCGACGTGGGGCCGTTCCGGGTGGTGCGGGAGGTCGGCCGCGGGGGGATGGGGAGCGTCTACCTCGCCGAGCGCCGGGACCCCGAGCTCAGGCAGCGGGTGGCTCTCAAGGTGCTGCGCGACGGGTTCCGCACGGCGTACCTGCTGCGCCGCTTCCTGGAGGAGCGGCAGATCCTGGCCTCGCTCGAGCACCCCTCCATCGCCCGGCTGCTGGACGGCGGCGTGAGCTCCGACGGGGTGCCGTGGTTCGCGATGGAGTACGTCGAGGGCGAGCCGCTCGACCGCTACTGCGACCGGGGCCGCCTTTCGGTCGAGGAGCGCATCGCCCTCTTCCGCCAGGTGTGCGACGCGGTGCAGTACGCGCACCGGAGCCTGGTGGTGCACCGCGACCTCAAGCCCTCCAACCTGCTGGTGACCGCCGCCGGCCAGCCGAAGCTGCTGGACTTCGGCATCGCCCGGCTGCTGGCGCAGGGCGAGGCCGCCCCCGAGACGGCCCTCACGCGCGCCGGGCTGCGGCTGATGACGCCCGAGTACGCCAGCCCCGAGCAGGCGCGCGGCGAGCCGGTGACCACCGCCAGCGACGTGTACGCGCTGGGCGTCCTCCTCCACCTCCTCCTCGCCGGGCGCCTCCCCCGCCGCGGGGGCGCCGGGGCGGACCGGGAGCCGCGGCCGCCCTCCGCCGCGGTGCTCGGCGCATCCCCCGGCGGCGGCGGGGAAGGCGAGCCGGGGCGGGCCGCCGCGGCGCGCGGGCTCTCCCCGGAGCGCCTCGCCCGCCGGCTGCGCGGCGACCTGGACGCCATCGTGCTGAAGGCGCTGCGGGCCGAGCCGGAGGAGCGCTACGCGACCGCCGAGCAGCTCGCCGCGGACCTGCGCCGGCACCTGGGCGGGCTCCCCGTGGCGGCGCGGGCGGACACGCGCTGGTACCGGGTCCGCAAGTTCGTCCGGCGCAACCGGGCGGCCGTGGCCGCCGCCGCGCTGGCCGCCGTGCTGCTCACGGGCTTCAGCGCGGTGACGGCCGTCCAGGCGGAGCGGATCGCCGCCGAGCGCGACCGGGCGCGCGAAGTCGAGTCGTTCCTCCTGGACCTCTTCCAGCGCTCGGACCCGTACGAGGGGAGCGGGAGCCTGCTGACCGTGCGCGAGGTGCTCGACAGCGCCTCGGCCCAGCTCGGCGCGGGGATGGCGGAGCGGCCGGCGATGCGGGCGGAGCTGCTCCTGGCGGTGGGGAAGGCCTACTACGGGCTGGGCGCGTACGACCGCGCCGTCACCCTCCTCGACTCGTCGTACGCGGTCCTGCGGGAGCTGCGCGGCGAGACGCACCCCGACGCGGTGGGCGTGGCCAACCTGCTGGCCAGCGTGCTGCGGGTGGACGGGCGCTACCCGGCCGCCGAGGCGCTGTACCGCCGCGTCCTGGCGGCGCGGCGGCAGCGCTACGGCGACACCCACCCCGAGGTGGCGCGCACGCTCAACGGGCTGGCGCTGGTGCTGCGGATGGAGGGGCGCCCGCACGAAGCGGAGGGGCTCCTGCGCGAGGCGCTCGCCACCGACCGGGCGCACGCGGAGAGCGAGCCGGCGGGGGTGCCGCAGACGCTCAACAACCTGGGGCACGTCCTGCGCGACCAGGGGCGGCTGGAGGAGGCGGAGGCCGCGCACCGCGAGGCGCTGGCGGCGCGCCGGGCGCTCTGGGGGCCGCGGCACTTCGAGGTGAGCGTGAGCCTCAGCAACCTGGCCGGCGTGCTGAGCGACCGGGGCGACCACGCGGGCGCCGACACGCTGTACCGGCAGGCGCTGGAGCTGCGGCTCCGCCTGGTGGGCGAGCGCCACCCGGACCTGGCGTCGGACCGCGCCGGCTACGCGCTCCTCCTGCACCGCACCGGGGAGTTGCGCGCCGCCGAGGCGCTGTACCGGCAGGCGCTGGACGTGCACCGGCGCGTGCTCCCCGCCGGCCACCCGGTCACGGCCGCCACCCGCACGGGGCTGGGGCTCCTCCTGCTCGACCTGGGTCGCGCGGGGGAGGCCCGGCCGCTCCTGGAAGCGGCGCTCGCCGCCCGCCGGCGGGTGCTTCCGCCCGGGCACTGGCAGGTGGTCGAGACGGAGAGCGCGCTGGGCGCGTGCCTGTCGGCGCTGGGCCGGCACGCCGAGGCCGAGCCGCTCCTGCTCGGCGCCCACGCGGCGTTGCGGAACGGCCGCGGCGGGCACGCGGACCAGGCGCGGGCCGCGCTCCGCCGGGTGGCCGAGCACTACGAGCGCGCGGGGCGCCCGGAGCTCGCCGCCCGGTACCGCGCGGAGCTCGCGCCGGCGCCGGGCCGGGCCGTTGCGAAGAGCGGGGGAACGGAGTAGCGTGGGGCACGTTGTCCACCCCAGCTTCGCGTTCGACCCATGCTCCTATCCGCGATCGAGCGTCCGCGCGGCCTGTTCCTGCGCCTCGCCTACCGCCTCTCCCGGCGGGAGTTCGGCAAGGTCATCACCCCGCTCAAGGTCATCTACGCGCGCAAGCCCCGCCTGGCCGTCCTCGCCGGGCAGATCGGCCAGACACTGGAGAAGGGGCTGTCGCTGGAGCCGGAGCTCCTCCTCCTGGTACGCGTCCAGGCGTCGCGGCTGAACGGCTGCACCTTCTGCCAGGACCTGGCGCTGGTGCGCGCCGTCCGGGAGAAGGTCGGCGCCGAGCGCTTCGCCGCGCTGGAGGACTTCCGCACCAGCGACCGGTTCACCGAGCGCGAGCGGACGGCGCTGGCCGTGGTGGAAGAGGCCACGCTGCACCGCCGCCTGAGCGGCGAGACCGCCGCCCGGCTGCGCGAGCACTTCACGGAAGTCGAGATCGTGGAGCTGGTGTGGGCG
Protein-coding regions in this window:
- a CDS encoding serine/threonine-protein kinase; translated protein: MREETRDRWRRAMEVLDRVIDLPEAEQGERAAALCGGDAGLRAEVEALLRACGEAGDFLEEPAPRFAAALFEGGGEPAPLPPGTDVGPFRVVREVGRGGMGSVYLAERRDPELRQRVALKVLRDGFRTAYLLRRFLEERQILASLEHPSIARLLDGGVSSDGVPWFAMEYVEGEPLDRYCDRGRLSVEERIALFRQVCDAVQYAHRSLVVHRDLKPSNLLVTAAGQPKLLDFGIARLLAQGEAAPETALTRAGLRLMTPEYASPEQARGEPVTTASDVYALGVLLHLLLAGRLPRRGGAGADREPRPPSAAVLGASPGGGGEGEPGRAAAARGLSPERLARRLRGDLDAIVLKALRAEPEERYATAEQLAADLRRHLGGLPVAARADTRWYRVRKFVRRNRAAVAAAALAAVLLTGFSAVTAVQAERIAAERDRAREVESFLLDLFQRSDPYEGSGSLLTVREVLDSASAQLGAGMAERPAMRAELLLAVGKAYYGLGAYDRAVTLLDSSYAVLRELRGETHPDAVGVANLLASVLRVDGRYPAAEALYRRVLAARRQRYGDTHPEVARTLNGLALVLRMEGRPHEAEGLLREALATDRAHAESEPAGVPQTLNNLGHVLRDQGRLEEAEAAHREALAARRALWGPRHFEVSVSLSNLAGVLSDRGDHAGADTLYRQALELRLRLVGERHPDLASDRAGYALLLHRTGELRAAEALYRQALDVHRRVLPAGHPVTAATRTGLGLLLLDLGRAGEARPLLEAALAARRRVLPPGHWQVVETESALGACLSALGRHAEAEPLLLGAHAALRNGRGGHADQARAALRRVAEHYERAGRPELAARYRAELAPAPGRAVAKSGGTE
- a CDS encoding ECF-type sigma factor, which codes for MPEPPDDLRDAVPAAPLPVDELYPVVYAELRRMAHRQLRREREGHTLCTTALVHEAYLRLSRQRPGWADRGHFLAAAAQAMRRILVDHARRHLAARRGGGLRRVDLDSVTIAVEERAAALVALDDALGELAAIDARLGRVVECRFFSGLSEEETAEALRVTSRTVRRDWVKAKGWLLHALKE
- a CDS encoding carboxymuconolactone decarboxylase family protein; its protein translation is MLLSAIERPRGLFLRLAYRLSRREFGKVITPLKVIYARKPRLAVLAGQIGQTLEKGLSLEPELLLLVRVQASRLNGCTFCQDLALVRAVREKVGAERFAALEDFRTSDRFTERERTALAVVEEATLHRRLSGETAARLREHFTEVEIVELVWANAAENYFNLQAAVLGIESDNLAALAGPDVV